The Deinococcus sp. Marseille-Q6407 genome has a window encoding:
- the dnaJ gene encoding molecular chaperone DnaJ gives MDYYELLGVARDASASEIKSAYRKMALKYHPDRNKEEGASEKFAQISEAYSVLSDDEKRAHYDRFGSAPSAGGFPGGDPFGGMGGMGGAGFDPMDLFEQLFGGMAGGMGARRGPPRGEDIETEAVITLLQARAGDDIQVEVARLSECEHCHGTKTEPGGKPPVTCPTCQGRGAVRGQARTIFGVVETQQVCPECKGEGKKIVEPCTVCHGRGSTLKDEEVTVKLPKGIDEGYRIRVAGKGHQGPGGSGDLYVHIEMEPHEYLRREDENLIYTAPIGYAHAVLGHEIEVPTLDGTQQVEVKPGTQHGDTHRIRGAGMPRLQGSGVGDLIVEYDIVVPRPNQLTPEAREALEAYAAAVGDDVPHKSGEGFFGRIGKLFGRD, from the coding sequence ATGGACTACTACGAACTACTCGGCGTGGCGCGTGACGCCAGCGCCAGTGAAATCAAGAGCGCCTACCGCAAGATGGCGCTGAAGTACCATCCCGACCGCAATAAAGAAGAAGGCGCCAGCGAGAAGTTTGCGCAGATCAGCGAAGCCTACTCGGTGCTGAGCGACGACGAGAAACGGGCCCACTACGACCGCTTTGGCTCGGCACCCAGCGCAGGCGGCTTTCCTGGCGGCGACCCTTTTGGGGGCATGGGCGGAATGGGCGGCGCCGGCTTCGACCCGATGGACCTGTTCGAGCAGCTGTTCGGAGGGATGGCCGGCGGCATGGGCGCCCGCCGTGGCCCGCCCCGCGGCGAGGACATCGAAACCGAGGCCGTCATTACGCTGCTGCAGGCCCGCGCCGGCGATGATATCCAGGTGGAAGTGGCCCGCCTGAGCGAGTGCGAACACTGCCACGGCACCAAGACCGAGCCGGGCGGCAAACCGCCGGTCACCTGCCCCACCTGCCAGGGGCGCGGGGCCGTGCGCGGCCAGGCCCGCACCATTTTCGGCGTGGTGGAAACCCAGCAGGTCTGCCCCGAATGTAAAGGCGAGGGCAAGAAGATCGTGGAACCCTGCACCGTCTGTCACGGCCGCGGCAGCACGCTCAAGGACGAAGAAGTCACCGTCAAGCTGCCCAAGGGTATCGACGAGGGCTACCGTATCCGGGTGGCCGGCAAGGGCCATCAGGGTCCCGGCGGCAGCGGAGACCTTTATGTCCACATCGAGATGGAACCGCACGAGTACCTGCGGCGCGAGGACGAGAACCTGATCTATACCGCGCCCATCGGCTACGCACACGCGGTGCTGGGCCACGAGATCGAAGTGCCCACCCTGGACGGCACCCAGCAGGTGGAAGTCAAGCCCGGCACCCAGCACGGCGACACCCACCGGATTCGCGGCGCGGGGATGCCCCGGCTGCAAGGCTCCGGTGTGGGCGACCTGATCGTGGAATACGACATCGTGGTGCCGCGCCCCAACCAGCTGACCCCCGAAGCCCGCGAAGCCCTGGAAGCTTACGCCGCCGCTGTTGGTGACGACGTACCGCACAAGAGCGGCGAAGGCTTCTTCGGCCGGATTGGCAAACTGTTCGGCCGCGACTGA
- a CDS encoding M20/M25/M40 family metallo-hydrolase, translating into MTSTVSHASTAEPAAENVHSWAASSRAWLDHLLGWPSEGGTAGELGFAGKLAALLGEHPYFAAHPQQLWRQAAWPGGPENFFALARGQGSRTVVLSGHYDTVTSSNYESLAPLANRPEELRAALLRSLRATEASDPGAERALHDLESGDFLPGRGALDMKAGLAAGLAVLEEWLDLPETERTGNLLLMFSPDEEDSSRGVRAARAELVQAAERWELDIAAGINLDATSDQGDGSAGRAIYLGTVGKLLPVVCFVGRDTHAGFPFEGVSAHAMNAELLRRLELNPAHADEAHGEAAPPLVCLEARDFRDHYDVTTPQRVWSAYNVLSHARPPQQVLELVQREAHAAMQTVLERHRAFAAQAGQDFTEAAPQVISLGELRDEVLSSQPQYRQQYGTLLAELTAETNPLVASQRAMRWLLDRSDRRGPLAVVGFGSLHYPHTHLSRHGEAGQRLLAAVERVAAQHSLKIRHYFAGISDMSFIGAPLDPQTLGEIQRQLAAPTPNFCDDPQAAALNFPTVNLGPWGRDYYQWLERVHLPYATQGLPAALWDLTAQVLKP; encoded by the coding sequence GTGACCTCCACTGTTTCCCACGCTTCTACCGCAGAACCGGCGGCGGAAAATGTCCATTCCTGGGCTGCCAGCAGCCGCGCCTGGCTGGACCATCTGCTGGGCTGGCCTTCCGAGGGCGGCACTGCCGGCGAACTGGGCTTTGCCGGCAAACTGGCCGCTCTGCTGGGAGAGCATCCCTACTTTGCCGCGCACCCGCAGCAGCTCTGGCGGCAGGCGGCCTGGCCAGGTGGCCCCGAGAACTTCTTTGCTCTGGCGCGTGGGCAGGGCAGCCGCACGGTGGTACTGAGCGGCCATTACGACACCGTAACCAGCAGTAATTACGAGTCACTGGCTCCGCTGGCCAACCGGCCGGAGGAGCTGCGGGCCGCCCTGCTGCGTTCGCTGCGGGCCACTGAAGCCAGTGATCCCGGCGCAGAGCGCGCTCTGCACGATCTGGAAAGCGGGGATTTTCTGCCCGGACGCGGTGCCCTGGACATGAAAGCCGGATTGGCGGCGGGGCTGGCCGTGCTGGAAGAATGGCTGGACCTCCCCGAAACCGAGCGGACGGGCAACCTGCTGCTGATGTTCTCGCCCGACGAGGAAGACAGCTCGCGCGGGGTACGCGCCGCCCGGGCCGAACTGGTCCAGGCGGCAGAGCGCTGGGAGCTGGACATCGCTGCTGGCATCAACCTGGACGCCACCAGCGATCAGGGGGACGGCTCGGCGGGGCGGGCCATTTACCTGGGAACAGTGGGCAAACTGCTGCCGGTCGTGTGCTTTGTGGGGCGTGATACCCACGCTGGCTTTCCCTTTGAAGGGGTCAGCGCACACGCCATGAACGCCGAACTGCTGCGCCGGCTGGAACTGAACCCGGCCCACGCCGACGAGGCGCACGGCGAGGCAGCGCCGCCCCTGGTTTGCCTGGAAGCCCGGGATTTCCGCGACCACTACGACGTGACCACGCCGCAGCGGGTCTGGAGCGCCTATAACGTCCTGAGCCACGCCCGCCCGCCGCAGCAGGTGCTGGAGCTGGTACAGCGCGAGGCGCACGCCGCCATGCAGACGGTGCTGGAGCGGCACCGCGCTTTTGCTGCGCAGGCGGGGCAGGACTTCACGGAAGCCGCGCCCCAGGTCATCTCGCTGGGCGAACTGCGGGATGAGGTGCTGAGCAGCCAGCCACAGTACCGGCAGCAATACGGGACACTGCTGGCCGAGCTGACGGCCGAGACTAATCCGCTGGTGGCCAGTCAGCGGGCCATGCGCTGGCTGCTGGACCGCAGCGACCGGCGCGGGCCGCTGGCCGTGGTGGGCTTTGGCAGCCTGCATTACCCCCACACCCACCTCAGCCGTCACGGGGAGGCAGGCCAGCGGCTACTGGCTGCAGTAGAGCGGGTGGCCGCGCAGCACAGCCTGAAAATCCGCCATTATTTTGCCGGCATCTCGGACATGAGCTTTATCGGGGCGCCTCTGGATCCGCAGACGCTGGGCGAGATACAGCGGCAGCTGGCGGCCCCCACCCCTAACTTCTGCGACGATCCGCAGGCGGCCGCATTGAACTTTCCCACCGTCAACCTGGGCCCCTGGGGCCGCGACTACTACCAGTGGCTGGAGCGGGTGCATCTTCCCTACGCCACCCAGGGCCTGCCGGCCGCACTGTGGGACCTGACCGCTCAGGTGCTGAAGCCCTGA
- a CDS encoding AMP-binding protein has translation MTTTPPSSAVFDQQVQDWLGQYGGEEVDVAQLLCDRWAAEPGKLALNYENGFGYHESLSYAELEDKSRRFAAALRSLGVKKGDRVAVLLPKRPALLIAALGIFRLGAVYVPLFTAFGPDAVKVRVEDARAHIVITDAANDPKLAGIGGIHVIRVESDNDEDELGPDHGFYASLVAHGPLEDNVKVSGNDMMVLLYTSGTTGQPKGVPVRVRALAAFEAYMRWALDVRDDDIFWNMADPGWAYGMYYGILGPLALGKTLLFYRAAFNPEKALDVMRRYGVTNFAAAPTAYRVIRSSGLPRPEGLQLRVASSAGEPLNPELYRWAKDFLGVELFDHFGQTEMGMAVINPHYPDLKKPVKPGSMGMAMPGFRAVVLDENDQEVGPGVEGQLGFDREQSPLLFYSEYFEAPDRTRERLTDDGRYYRAGDTVVADEDGYLFFSGRSDDIILSAGYRIGPFEVESALMAHPDVAEAAVIGKPDELRGELVKAYVVLRSGAEASDALKDELSSFVKTKLAAHAYPREIVFMDVLPKTPSGKVQRFLLRAES, from the coding sequence ATGACCACAACGCCACCAAGCAGTGCGGTATTCGATCAGCAGGTTCAGGACTGGCTGGGCCAGTACGGAGGCGAGGAGGTCGATGTCGCCCAGCTGCTGTGCGACCGCTGGGCCGCGGAGCCGGGCAAGCTGGCCCTCAACTACGAGAACGGTTTTGGCTACCACGAGAGCCTCAGCTACGCCGAGCTGGAAGACAAATCACGCCGCTTCGCCGCCGCACTGCGCTCGCTGGGCGTGAAAAAGGGTGACCGGGTGGCGGTGCTGCTGCCCAAGCGCCCGGCCCTTCTGATTGCCGCACTGGGGATTTTCCGGCTGGGCGCCGTATATGTGCCGCTGTTTACCGCTTTCGGCCCCGACGCGGTCAAGGTGCGCGTGGAGGATGCCCGCGCCCACATCGTCATCACCGACGCCGCCAACGATCCCAAGCTGGCCGGCATCGGCGGGATTCACGTGATCCGGGTAGAGAGCGACAACGACGAGGATGAGCTGGGCCCTGACCACGGCTTTTACGCCAGCCTGGTGGCCCACGGCCCGCTGGAAGACAACGTCAAGGTGAGCGGCAACGACATGATGGTGCTGCTCTACACCTCCGGCACCACCGGGCAGCCCAAGGGCGTGCCGGTGCGGGTGCGGGCGCTGGCCGCTTTTGAAGCGTATATGCGCTGGGCGCTGGACGTGCGCGACGACGACATCTTCTGGAATATGGCCGACCCCGGCTGGGCCTACGGTATGTACTACGGCATCCTAGGGCCGCTGGCGCTGGGCAAGACTCTGCTGTTTTACCGCGCCGCCTTCAACCCCGAAAAGGCACTGGACGTGATGCGCCGCTACGGCGTCACCAACTTCGCGGCCGCGCCCACCGCCTACCGGGTGATCCGGTCGTCGGGCCTGCCGCGGCCGGAGGGCCTGCAACTGCGGGTGGCCTCCAGCGCGGGCGAGCCGCTCAACCCCGAGCTGTACCGCTGGGCCAAGGATTTCCTGGGCGTGGAGCTGTTCGATCACTTCGGCCAGACCGAGATGGGCATGGCGGTGATCAACCCGCACTACCCGGACCTGAAAAAGCCGGTCAAGCCGGGCTCGATGGGCATGGCGATGCCCGGTTTCCGGGCAGTGGTGCTAGACGAGAACGACCAGGAAGTCGGTCCCGGCGTGGAAGGTCAGCTGGGCTTCGACCGGGAGCAGTCACCGCTGCTGTTCTACTCCGAGTATTTCGAGGCGCCGGACCGCACCCGCGAGCGGTTGACGGACGACGGCCGCTACTACCGCGCCGGCGATACCGTGGTGGCCGACGAGGACGGCTACCTGTTCTTCTCGGGCCGCTCGGACGACATCATTCTCAGCGCCGGCTACCGTATTGGCCCCTTTGAGGTGGAAAGTGCCCTGATGGCCCACCCGGACGTGGCCGAGGCAGCCGTGATCGGCAAACCCGACGAGCTGCGCGGCGAACTGGTCAAGGCTTACGTGGTGCTGCGGTCCGGCGCCGAGGCGAGCGACGCCCTCAAAGACGAACTAAGTTCCTTCGTCAAGACCAAACTGGCCGCCCACGCCTACCCGCGCGAAATCGTCTTTATGGATGTGCTGCCAAAGACACCCAGCGGCAAGGTGCAGCGTTTCCTGCTGCGCGCCGAGAGCTAA